A single region of the Hyphomicrobiales bacterium genome encodes:
- a CDS encoding Glycosyltransferase involved in cell wall biosynthesis, which produces MTALVEPFPTITIDRTRQLAHFPEGRPLVDSLGDYLRKTDATIAGRPVAEMVTAIVPVYNTDPAMLHVALDSLLAQTRRPAYILVIDDGSDRLDTRAYLAAIDDSLLVDVLYNPRNLSLGPTMNRALEACPTPFALKLDSDDVADPGLLAAFCDHLDGHPAPDVLGCQFTAFGESHFTTHHPSKITRAHVVRSPGYWFMNHTGVLLNRDSVRAVGGYRAMRGLPEDYDLWIRMMRAGYNRFVNLDESLVAYRDSPSALHRNFRRGIGRLRLMATKASARLLPPF; this is translated from the coding sequence GTGACAGCCCTGGTCGAGCCTTTTCCGACAATCACCATCGATAGGACACGCCAGCTCGCGCATTTCCCGGAAGGACGCCCTCTAGTCGATAGCCTGGGGGATTATCTCCGCAAGACGGACGCGACGATCGCGGGCCGGCCGGTCGCGGAGATGGTGACGGCCATTGTGCCGGTCTACAACACCGATCCCGCCATGCTCCATGTCGCGCTGGATTCCCTCTTGGCGCAGACACGGCGACCGGCTTACATCCTCGTCATCGATGACGGCAGCGACCGCCTGGACACGCGAGCCTATCTCGCCGCGATCGACGACAGCCTGCTGGTGGATGTGCTCTACAACCCGCGCAATCTCTCGCTCGGGCCAACGATGAACCGCGCCCTCGAGGCCTGTCCCACGCCATTCGCGCTCAAGCTCGATTCCGATGACGTGGCTGATCCTGGCCTCCTGGCGGCCTTCTGCGATCACCTCGACGGGCATCCGGCTCCCGACGTGCTCGGTTGCCAGTTCACGGCTTTCGGGGAAAGCCACTTTACCACCCATCATCCAAGCAAGATAACCCGCGCGCACGTCGTGCGCTCACCAGGCTACTGGTTCATGAATCACACAGGTGTGCTCCTGAACAGGGACAGCGTGCGCGCCGTCGGGGGGTATCGCGCGATGCGCGGGCTGCCGGAGGACTACGATCTCTGGATCCGGATGATGCGCGCGGGGTACAATCGCTTCGTCAATCTGGACGAAAGCCTTGTCGCCTACCGCGACAGTCCATCGGCGCTGCATCGCAACTTTCGGCGTGGCATCGGCCGCCTGCGGCTCATGGCGACGAAGGCGAGCGCCCGGCTTTTGCCGCCATTCTGA
- a CDS encoding Glycosyl transferase family 2: MAIVDVIVPCYRYGNFLERCIASIVDQGLEDIRILIIDDASPDDSAAVAEAIAWRDRRVTVIIHPVNQGHIATYNEGIDWVESPYMLLLSADDLLAPGALKRAIALMEANPRVVLTYGDWSELPAGVDHRPLWSALEAQGTDRTQGWRVESGERFIRRACTAAINPVVTVTAILRSAAQKAVGPYRAELTHSGDMEMWLRFAMHGDVAQTHAVQGIRGVHGENMSLKADDVLLRDCEQRELAFQSFFAGPGASLPDATRLRALALRRLAEQAFWTGQAQRWRGNPASGRDLVRFACRLRPSLLVAPPVGHLLRSPQASRRLAALFSESGWARALPFRMAAKAGRSPSSP, translated from the coding sequence ATGGCGATCGTCGATGTCATCGTGCCTTGCTATCGCTACGGCAATTTCCTGGAGCGGTGTATCGCGAGTATTGTCGACCAGGGTTTGGAAGATATCCGCATCCTCATCATTGACGATGCTTCACCGGACGACAGTGCCGCTGTTGCGGAGGCTATCGCCTGGCGCGACCGGCGCGTCACTGTCATCATCCATCCGGTCAACCAGGGGCATATCGCCACCTACAACGAGGGCATCGACTGGGTCGAGTCGCCCTATATGCTGCTTCTCAGCGCTGATGATCTCCTGGCTCCAGGCGCGCTGAAACGCGCAATCGCCCTCATGGAGGCCAACCCCAGGGTGGTTTTGACCTATGGAGATTGGAGCGAACTCCCCGCCGGCGTGGACCACCGGCCGTTGTGGTCGGCGCTTGAGGCCCAGGGAACCGACCGGACACAAGGCTGGCGGGTCGAGTCCGGTGAGCGCTTCATCCGGAGGGCCTGCACGGCCGCCATAAACCCCGTCGTGACTGTAACTGCGATCCTGCGTAGCGCGGCACAGAAGGCAGTGGGGCCATACCGGGCCGAGTTGACGCATTCCGGCGACATGGAAATGTGGTTGCGCTTCGCCATGCACGGCGATGTCGCGCAAACACACGCGGTCCAGGGCATTCGCGGCGTCCATGGCGAGAACATGTCGCTGAAAGCCGACGATGTGTTGTTGCGGGACTGCGAGCAGCGGGAGCTCGCTTTCCAGTCCTTCTTCGCGGGGCCGGGCGCTTCCCTGCCGGATGCAACGCGCTTGCGGGCACTTGCCTTGCGCCGGCTCGCCGAGCAGGCCTTCTGGACAGGCCAGGCGCAGCGCTGGCGTGGCAACCCGGCGAGCGGGCGTGATCTTGTTCGGTTCGCCTGCCGTTTGAGGCCATCGCTGCTGGTGGCGCCGCCTGTGGGGCACCTCCTGCGTTCGCCGCAGGCAAGCCGCCGGTTGGCGGCCCTTTTCAGTGAGAGTGGATGGGCGAGGGCGTTACCCTTCAGAATGGCGGCAAAAGCCGGGCGCTCGCCTTCGTCGCCATGA
- the fcl gene encoding GDP-L-fucose synthase produces the protein MTAAENGFPHRHTPNDLMHPHGDAMALSGRRIFVAGHRGMVGSAMMRRLAREDCKVLTVDRTELDLTRQADVEAWMFKRRPDIVFVAAARVGGIVANATFPAEFLYDNLMIGANVISAARRAGVTKLLYLGSSCIYPKLAAQPIEESALLTGALEPTNEAYAVAKIAGLKLAEAYSREYGCRFITAMPTNLYGPNDNFDLTSSHVIPALMRKIHEAREAGKRVVEIWGSGAPRREFLHVDDLADACIFLLKAYEAPEPINIGSGMEVTIRELAGAIAEVIGYAGSFAFDTSKPDGAPRKLLDTTRLRDLGWTPRIGLRAGLTDAYGHWRAREDALTFSLPPLSSGAAQTAVR, from the coding sequence ATGACCGCAGCAGAAAACGGCTTTCCACATCGACACACGCCGAACGACCTCATGCATCCTCACGGTGATGCGATGGCCCTATCCGGTCGGCGCATTTTCGTCGCCGGTCACAGGGGCATGGTCGGATCGGCCATGATGCGGCGCCTCGCCCGCGAGGACTGCAAGGTCCTGACAGTCGATCGCACGGAGCTTGATCTCACCCGCCAGGCTGATGTGGAAGCCTGGATGTTCAAGAGGCGCCCCGACATCGTTTTTGTCGCCGCCGCACGCGTGGGCGGGATCGTCGCGAATGCGACATTTCCAGCCGAGTTTCTCTACGACAACCTCATGATCGGCGCGAATGTCATATCGGCCGCCCGGCGTGCCGGCGTGACCAAACTTCTTTATCTCGGATCAAGCTGCATCTATCCGAAGCTCGCCGCGCAGCCCATCGAGGAAAGTGCTCTGCTCACAGGCGCCCTCGAACCCACCAATGAAGCCTATGCGGTCGCCAAGATCGCTGGCCTGAAACTCGCCGAGGCGTACTCCAGGGAGTACGGCTGCCGCTTCATCACGGCCATGCCGACGAATCTCTATGGGCCGAACGACAATTTCGACCTGACGAGTTCGCATGTCATCCCTGCGCTGATGCGCAAGATCCATGAAGCCAGGGAAGCGGGAAAGCGCGTTGTCGAGATCTGGGGCTCGGGCGCGCCGCGACGCGAGTTTCTTCACGTTGACGATCTCGCCGATGCCTGCATCTTCCTGCTGAAGGCCTATGAGGCCCCGGAACCGATCAACATCGGCTCCGGCATGGAAGTGACCATCCGGGAGCTTGCCGGGGCCATCGCCGAAGTCATCGGTTATGCCGGCTCATTCGCTTTCGATACCTCGAAACCCGATGGTGCCCCGCGCAAGCTGCTTGACACAACCCGCCTCAGGGATCTCGGCTGGACGCCGCGCATCGGGCTGCGCGCCGGTCTCACGGACGCCTACGGCCATTGGCGTGCTCGCGAAGATGCACTCACCTTCAGCCTGCCGCCCCTGTCCTCAGGAGCCGCGCAGACGGCAGTGCGGTGA
- a CDS encoding O-antigen/teichoic acid export membrane protein, with translation MTGLRRSFAFSFIERYATSLINLGMTAALARLVSPDEIGVFVIGGTIILLGEILRDFGASSYLIQAHAITTEGVRTTFTVTFVLSAFVIGVVLVTAGPIASFYGDARLAIVLRISTAGFMLGAFINPILSLLRREMAFDRIALINTIGGCVNGATAVGLAMAGFGYRSLALAYVASAVAILAAALALRPVMTTFRPGLADWRHVFAFGGYASATAVINNLYLAWPQLVLARILGFDAVGLFSRATMLVQMPERSLLSALQPVLLPAFAREVRAGGELSSAYLHGIALATAVQWPFLVGLAILAEPVVAIVLGPAWMGAAPVVRLLALGSLSLFAAFLTYPVLVAVGRIRDTLTASLVVLPPSALIVTLAAFHSLEAVAASLFVTGPLQMVVSFIVIRRHMPFPWGALIERLVRSAIVTAGASAAPLAIAVADGFTPHPGALALAGAVAGSAIGWLVALSATRHPLLELLPAPRSVIGAVRTRLGRLPVRLNQLTD, from the coding sequence TCGAGCGCTATGCCACCAGCCTGATCAACCTGGGGATGACGGCAGCGCTGGCTCGGCTCGTGAGCCCCGACGAGATCGGCGTCTTCGTGATCGGCGGTACCATCATCCTGCTTGGTGAGATCCTGCGCGATTTCGGGGCGAGCTCCTATCTGATCCAGGCCCATGCGATCACGACAGAGGGTGTGCGAACGACATTCACCGTGACCTTCGTCCTGTCCGCGTTCGTCATCGGCGTTGTGCTTGTGACGGCGGGGCCCATCGCCTCCTTCTACGGCGACGCGCGGCTCGCCATCGTGCTGAGGATCTCGACGGCCGGCTTCATGCTGGGCGCCTTCATCAACCCCATCCTGTCCCTCCTGCGCCGCGAGATGGCCTTCGACAGGATAGCGCTCATCAACACCATCGGCGGATGCGTCAACGGCGCGACAGCCGTCGGCCTTGCCATGGCCGGCTTCGGTTACCGCAGCCTTGCCCTGGCCTATGTGGCCTCGGCGGTCGCCATCCTGGCCGCAGCACTGGCGTTGCGCCCTGTCATGACGACCTTCCGGCCAGGCCTCGCTGACTGGCGGCATGTCTTTGCCTTTGGGGGTTACGCCAGCGCCACCGCGGTCATCAACAATCTGTATCTGGCCTGGCCGCAACTGGTGCTTGCACGCATCCTCGGCTTCGATGCCGTGGGCCTGTTCAGCCGTGCGACCATGCTGGTGCAGATGCCGGAACGCTCTCTGCTCTCGGCATTGCAGCCCGTGCTGCTGCCGGCTTTTGCCCGCGAGGTGCGGGCGGGCGGCGAGCTCTCGAGCGCCTATCTCCACGGCATCGCCCTGGCGACCGCCGTGCAATGGCCGTTCCTCGTTGGCCTGGCAATCCTGGCAGAGCCGGTCGTCGCCATCGTGCTCGGCCCAGCGTGGATGGGGGCTGCCCCCGTCGTCCGGTTGCTGGCGCTTGGTTCCCTCTCGTTATTCGCGGCCTTCCTGACCTACCCCGTCCTGGTTGCGGTCGGACGCATCAGGGACACGTTGACGGCAAGCCTCGTCGTGCTGCCGCCATCGGCCCTCATCGTCACGCTGGCTGCCTTCCACAGTCTCGAAGCGGTCGCGGCGAGTCTCTTCGTCACGGGCCCCCTGCAGATGGTGGTCAGCTTCATCGTGATCCGCAGACACATGCCCTTCCCCTGGGGCGCCCTAATCGAACGGCTTGTGCGCAGCGCCATCGTGACGGCGGGCGCCAGCGCGGCTCCCCTTGCGATCGCGGTTGCCGACGGCTTCACGCCGCACCCCGGCGCCCTCGCATTGGCCGGTGCGGTCGCCGGCAGCGCGATTGGCTGGCTGGTCGCGCTGTCTGCCACGCGGCATCCGCTGCTGGAACTATTGCCCGCCCCCCGAAGCGTCATTGGCGCCGTGCGCACCCGCCTGGGGCGACTTCCCGTTAGGCTGAACCAGCTCACGGACTAG